A genomic segment from Halorubrum depositum encodes:
- a CDS encoding phosphate signaling complex PhoU family protein, with protein sequence METRKVQRLGPSTLAMTLPAEWAQEHGVNKGDEVSLRMGGKGTLTVLPESVSTEESEAVINADGLDARSLERAIVAQYVLGRRVIHVRSEGTLDSEHINAVYKAETQLMGLGVIEETPEDISIRCSVDPEDFTLDNLLERLENTGSTMRGEAVKALAHGNPDLAQRALNRERQANKIFVLLLRLIFTAYQNPNLARAVGLEEGFPLIGYRSVAKNLELTADNAEDIADIVMEADGHTLDVDSATMRQIREFTDQVDELTALAVRAVVERDYDLTVECRDLFARLEDREQEILAELPDDLDNDTLLMTREVLVSLQHTAEYAMRNAEIAANLALNEESEHVEII encoded by the coding sequence ATGGAAACGCGGAAGGTCCAACGGCTGGGTCCGTCGACGCTGGCGATGACCCTCCCCGCCGAATGGGCACAGGAACACGGCGTCAACAAGGGCGACGAGGTGTCGCTCCGGATGGGCGGCAAGGGAACGCTCACCGTTCTCCCCGAGTCGGTGAGCACGGAGGAGTCGGAGGCGGTCATCAACGCCGACGGGCTCGACGCGCGGTCGCTGGAGCGGGCCATCGTCGCGCAGTACGTGCTCGGGCGGCGCGTGATCCACGTCCGGAGCGAGGGCACGCTCGACAGCGAGCACATCAACGCCGTCTACAAGGCCGAGACGCAGCTGATGGGGCTCGGCGTCATCGAGGAGACGCCGGAGGACATCTCCATCCGCTGCTCGGTCGACCCCGAGGACTTCACCCTCGACAACCTGCTCGAGCGGCTGGAGAACACCGGGTCGACGATGCGCGGCGAGGCCGTGAAGGCGCTCGCGCACGGCAACCCCGACCTCGCGCAACGCGCGCTCAACCGCGAGCGGCAGGCGAACAAGATCTTCGTCCTCCTGCTCCGGCTCATCTTCACGGCGTACCAGAACCCGAACCTCGCCCGCGCGGTCGGCTTAGAGGAGGGGTTCCCCCTCATCGGCTACCGCTCCGTGGCGAAGAACCTGGAGCTCACCGCCGACAACGCGGAGGACATCGCCGACATCGTGATGGAGGCGGACGGCCACACGCTCGACGTCGACAGCGCGACGATGCGCCAGATCCGCGAGTTCACCGACCAGGTCGACGAGCTGACGGCGCTCGCGGTCAGGGCCGTCGTCGAGCGCGACTACGACCTCACCGTCGAATGCCGCGACCTGTTCGCCCGGCTGGAGGACCGCGAACAGGAGATCCTCGCCGAGCTGCCGGACGACCTCGACAACGACACGCTGCTGATGACCCGCGAGGTGCTCGTCAGCCTCCAGCACACCGCCGAGTACGCGATGCGGAACGCGGAGATCGCCGCGAACCTCGCGCTCAACGAGGAGTCGGAACACGTCGAGATCATCTGA
- a CDS encoding DUF7525 family protein produces MSEGSIESDMEIGVALALGAVALVGTALMFGYPSQLGRAWGFAAAFVFALCAVVAVQLFD; encoded by the coding sequence ATGAGCGAGGGATCTATCGAGTCTGACATGGAGATCGGCGTGGCGCTCGCGTTGGGGGCCGTCGCGCTCGTCGGCACGGCGCTGATGTTCGGGTACCCGTCGCAGCTCGGCCGCGCGTGGGGGTTCGCGGCGGCGTTCGTCTTCGCCCTCTGTGCGGTCGTCGCCGTGCAGCTGTTCGACTGA
- a CDS encoding DUF7123 family protein: MSEYTEEEQRILAYLTDSVTRGERYVRSKTIADAIGLTAKQVGSRLPRLAEKADDVDIEKWGRSRSTTWRVTPQG, encoded by the coding sequence ATGAGCGAGTACACCGAGGAGGAGCAGCGGATCCTCGCGTACCTCACGGACAGCGTCACCCGTGGCGAGCGGTACGTCCGCTCGAAGACGATCGCCGACGCCATCGGCCTGACGGCCAAGCAGGTCGGCTCACGCCTCCCCCGACTCGCCGAGAAGGCCGACGACGTCGACATCGAGAAGTGGGGCCGCTCCCGGTCGACGACGTGGCGCGTGACGCCGCAGGGCTGA
- a CDS encoding CoxG family protein, which yields MTVRVSRTFEFDAPAEDVWAFISDAEKRAGAISVVDTFDVHGEGRATWHVALPIPMIRSTISVETEEVERDPPNRVKFVGRSKAFRVTGEHAITETDGGCRLANEFVVDGRLPGVESFFERNFDAELDNLEDALRASLGPTA from the coding sequence ATGACCGTCCGAGTCTCCCGGACGTTCGAGTTCGACGCGCCCGCGGAAGACGTGTGGGCGTTCATCTCGGACGCAGAGAAGCGCGCCGGCGCGATCAGCGTGGTCGACACCTTCGACGTCCACGGCGAGGGACGCGCGACCTGGCACGTCGCGCTCCCGATCCCGATGATCCGGTCGACGATCTCCGTCGAGACCGAGGAAGTCGAGCGCGACCCCCCGAATCGGGTGAAGTTCGTCGGTAGGTCGAAGGCGTTCCGCGTCACCGGCGAGCACGCGATCACCGAGACCGACGGCGGCTGTCGGCTCGCCAACGAGTTCGTCGTCGACGGTCGACTGCCGGGCGTCGAGTCGTTCTTCGAGCGCAACTTCGACGCGGAGCTCGACAACCTCGAGGACGCGCTCCGCGCCTCGTTGGGTCCCACGGCATGA
- a CDS encoding carbon-nitrogen family hydrolase → MRIACVQLGVEGGAVAANVERAVDRVRAAAAEGADLVVLPELFDVGYFAFDAYARAAESLAGDRLARFATVAAEADVNLLAGTVVEDLAASAADGIDVPAEEGLANAAVLFDRDGDRRLVYRKHHLFGYGSEETDRMVPGERVPVVDLEGVRVGVTTCYDLRFPEQFREMVEAGVECVLVPSAWPYPRVEHWRTLGRARAIENLAYVAAVNGSGAFDGDALCGRTTVYDPWGTTLASAGEEPTTVTAEIDSERVAAVREEFPALRDRR, encoded by the coding sequence ATGAGGATCGCCTGCGTCCAGCTCGGCGTCGAGGGGGGCGCCGTCGCGGCCAACGTCGAGCGCGCGGTCGACCGGGTTCGGGCGGCAGCCGCCGAGGGCGCGGACCTCGTGGTCCTCCCGGAGCTGTTCGACGTCGGCTACTTCGCGTTCGACGCTTACGCCCGCGCGGCGGAGAGCCTCGCCGGCGACCGGCTGGCTCGGTTCGCGACCGTCGCGGCCGAGGCCGACGTCAACCTCCTCGCGGGGACCGTCGTCGAGGACCTGGCGGCCTCCGCGGCCGACGGGATCGACGTCCCGGCCGAGGAGGGCCTCGCGAACGCGGCGGTCCTCTTCGACCGCGACGGGGATCGGCGGCTGGTCTACCGGAAGCACCACCTGTTCGGGTACGGCTCCGAGGAGACCGACCGGATGGTCCCCGGCGAGCGGGTCCCGGTCGTCGACCTGGAGGGCGTGCGCGTCGGCGTCACGACGTGTTACGACCTCCGCTTCCCGGAGCAGTTCCGCGAGATGGTCGAGGCGGGCGTCGAATGCGTGCTGGTGCCGAGCGCGTGGCCGTACCCGCGCGTCGAGCACTGGCGGACGCTCGGTCGGGCGCGGGCGATCGAGAACCTCGCGTACGTCGCCGCCGTCAACGGGAGCGGCGCGTTCGACGGCGACGCGCTCTGCGGGCGGACGACCGTCTACGACCCGTGGGGCACCACGCTCGCGTCCGCAGGGGAGGAGCCGACCACGGTGACCGCGGAGATCGATTCCGAGCGGGTGGCGGCGGTGCGCGAGGAGTTCCCGGCGCTGCGGGACCGGCGCTGA
- a CDS encoding presenilin family intramembrane aspartyl protease PSH, translating to MFPREYRGVAFVVGLFLVVQLGALALVPEFAESGYQAVENPDDPTNSVVYVLAILAMTGLMLAAFKYDFDGAIRLLIVGVSAWLSWYVFSALVSPLAAAVPAAAVGVGLLVYPEWYVIDTAGVLMGAGAAGLFGISFGLLPALILLAFLAVYDAISVYGTEHMLSLAEGVMELNIPVVLVIPLSLSYSLLGADEEGERDPDGDDPATTDDDEGAGEGADVSDPTPIEERDAFFIGLGDAVIPAVLVASAATFSPAAGLAVPLIGINLPALLAMVGSLAGLLVLMSWVIKGRPHAGLPLLNGGAIGGYLIGSVVAGVPLADAMGLAGFL from the coding sequence ATGTTCCCCCGCGAGTACCGCGGCGTCGCCTTCGTCGTCGGCCTGTTCCTCGTCGTCCAGCTCGGCGCGCTAGCGCTGGTCCCCGAGTTCGCCGAGAGCGGGTATCAGGCGGTCGAGAACCCGGACGACCCGACGAACAGCGTCGTGTACGTCCTCGCAATCTTGGCCATGACGGGGCTGATGCTCGCCGCGTTCAAGTACGACTTCGACGGCGCGATCCGGCTCCTCATCGTCGGCGTCTCGGCGTGGCTCTCCTGGTACGTCTTCTCCGCGCTGGTGTCGCCGCTGGCGGCGGCCGTGCCGGCGGCCGCGGTCGGCGTCGGGCTGCTCGTCTACCCCGAGTGGTACGTGATCGACACGGCCGGGGTGTTGATGGGCGCCGGCGCGGCCGGGCTGTTCGGCATCTCGTTCGGGCTGCTCCCCGCGCTGATCCTCCTCGCGTTCCTCGCCGTCTACGACGCGATCTCGGTGTACGGCACCGAGCACATGCTGTCGCTCGCGGAGGGCGTGATGGAGCTGAACATCCCCGTGGTGCTCGTCATCCCGCTGTCGCTGTCGTACTCGCTCCTCGGCGCCGACGAGGAGGGGGAGAGAGACCCCGACGGCGACGACCCCGCGACTACCGACGACGATGAGGGCGCGGGCGAAGGCGCCGACGTCTCGGACCCCACGCCGATCGAGGAGCGCGACGCGTTCTTCATCGGCCTCGGCGACGCCGTGATCCCGGCCGTGCTGGTCGCGAGCGCGGCGACGTTCTCACCCGCGGCCGGGCTCGCGGTCCCGCTGATCGGGATCAACCTCCCCGCGCTGCTCGCGATGGTCGGGAGCCTCGCCGGGCTCCTCGTGCTGATGAGCTGGGTGATCAAGGGCCGGCCGCACGCCGGGCTCCCCCTGTTGAACGGCGGCGCCATCGGCGGCTACCTGATCGGCTCCGTCGTCGCCGGGGTCCCCCTCGCGGACGCGATGGGACTCGCCGGGTTCCTCTGA
- a CDS encoding VOC family protein, which produces MSDPTPHHVGVTVSDLDRAVDFYTETFGLDVAAEFAVGGEAFADAVDVDGAAAEFAHLVADGGGNETVVELVAYDPEGEPAPDPELNRPGAIHLGLSVDDVAEFYRELDDDVETLSEPRTTESGTTILFVVDPEGNLIEVLDA; this is translated from the coding sequence GTGTCCGATCCGACCCCCCATCACGTCGGCGTCACCGTCTCCGACCTCGACCGCGCCGTCGACTTCTACACCGAGACGTTCGGCCTCGACGTCGCCGCCGAGTTCGCCGTGGGCGGCGAGGCGTTCGCGGACGCCGTCGACGTCGACGGCGCGGCCGCCGAGTTCGCGCACCTCGTCGCCGACGGGGGAGGCAACGAGACCGTCGTCGAACTCGTCGCGTACGACCCGGAGGGCGAACCGGCGCCCGACCCGGAGCTGAACCGACCGGGTGCGATCCACCTCGGGCTCTCCGTCGACGACGTGGCGGAGTTCTACCGTGAGCTCGACGACGACGTGGAGACGCTCAGTGAACCGCGAACGACCGAGAGCGGGACCACGATCCTGTTCGTCGTCGACCCCGAGGGGAACCTGATCGAAGTGCTGGACGCGTGA
- the metG gene encoding methionine--tRNA ligase: protein MSHDDFPTDDPAVVTCGLPYANGDLHIGHLRTYVGGDVYSRALERLGQETAFVSGSDMHGTPVAVNAEQEGVSPEAFALDWHERYAATFPKFNVEFDNYGHTHDETNTAVTQELVRDLEDAGHVYEKEIMVAYDPVDDQYLPDRYVEGTCPYCGAHARGDECDEGCQRHLEPGEVEDPESTITGNPAEYRERTHKFFAVSEFSEYLSGFLDRLEGTSNARNQPREWIEQGLQDWCITRDMDWGIDYPGDNPQDLVLYVWVDAPIEYISSTKQYSERVGADAFDWEAAWREGASDAHPEGGEIVHVIGRDIIQHHTIFWPAMLEATGHAEPRAVMASGFVTLGGKGFSTSRDRAVWADEYLDEGFHPDPLRYYLATNGGFQQDVDFSWEKFRDRVNTELVGTVGNFLYRSLLFAHRNYDDAPIAEETSDEVQDRIEEAIADVEAAVNDYSVRALGDAVTDLARFGNEYIQRNEPWKLVDEEPDEAARVIYDCVAIAKAIAVLFEPIAPEKCERLWAQLGEDGSVHDVTVAAAREGPAGDLAEPTELFEQIEDERVEALNEKLESRVAEAEAADGDESEGDEDASTDEDATDGDATDGDATDTTDDTDMTDIEPLSDDRVSFDDFQELDIRVGRIDEAEGIEGADDLLKLRVDLGAKTRTIVAGLKQLHDVDDLPGTKVVVLANMEKAELFGVESNGMVLAAGDEADLLTTYEDAGPGTKVK, encoded by the coding sequence ATGAGCCACGACGACTTCCCCACCGACGACCCGGCGGTGGTGACCTGTGGACTGCCGTACGCCAACGGCGACCTCCACATCGGCCACCTGCGCACCTACGTCGGCGGCGACGTGTACAGCCGCGCGCTCGAGCGACTCGGTCAGGAGACCGCGTTCGTCTCCGGCTCCGACATGCACGGGACGCCCGTCGCGGTCAACGCCGAGCAGGAGGGCGTCTCGCCCGAGGCCTTCGCGCTCGACTGGCACGAGCGGTACGCCGCGACGTTCCCGAAGTTCAACGTCGAGTTCGACAACTACGGCCACACCCACGACGAGACGAACACCGCGGTCACCCAGGAGCTCGTCCGCGACCTGGAGGACGCCGGCCACGTCTACGAGAAGGAGATCATGGTCGCGTACGACCCGGTCGACGACCAGTACCTCCCGGACCGCTACGTGGAAGGGACCTGCCCGTACTGCGGCGCGCACGCCCGCGGCGACGAGTGCGACGAGGGATGCCAGCGCCACCTCGAGCCCGGCGAGGTCGAGGACCCCGAGTCGACGATCACCGGCAACCCCGCCGAGTACCGCGAGCGCACCCACAAGTTCTTCGCGGTCTCGGAGTTCTCGGAGTACCTCTCCGGCTTCCTCGACCGGCTGGAGGGGACCTCGAACGCCCGGAACCAGCCCCGCGAGTGGATCGAGCAGGGGCTCCAGGACTGGTGTATCACCCGCGACATGGACTGGGGGATCGATTATCCGGGAGACAATCCCCAGGACCTCGTCTTATACGTCTGGGTCGACGCCCCGATCGAGTACATCTCCTCGACGAAGCAGTACTCCGAGCGCGTCGGCGCCGACGCCTTCGACTGGGAGGCCGCGTGGAGGGAGGGCGCCAGCGACGCTCACCCCGAGGGCGGCGAGATCGTCCACGTGATCGGCCGCGACATCATCCAGCACCACACGATCTTCTGGCCCGCGATGTTAGAGGCGACCGGCCACGCCGAGCCCCGCGCGGTGATGGCGAGCGGCTTCGTCACCCTCGGCGGGAAGGGCTTTTCCACGAGCCGCGACCGCGCCGTCTGGGCCGACGAGTACCTCGACGAGGGGTTCCACCCCGACCCGCTGCGCTACTACCTCGCGACCAACGGCGGGTTCCAGCAGGACGTCGACTTCTCGTGGGAGAAGTTCCGCGACCGCGTCAACACCGAGCTTGTGGGCACCGTCGGCAACTTCCTCTACCGCTCGCTCCTCTTCGCGCACCGCAACTACGACGACGCGCCCATCGCGGAGGAGACGAGCGACGAGGTGCAAGACCGGATCGAGGAGGCGATCGCCGACGTCGAGGCCGCGGTCAACGACTACTCCGTGCGCGCGCTCGGCGACGCCGTCACCGACCTCGCGCGGTTCGGCAACGAGTACATCCAGCGGAACGAGCCGTGGAAGCTCGTCGACGAGGAGCCCGACGAGGCCGCACGGGTGATCTACGACTGCGTCGCGATCGCGAAGGCGATCGCCGTCCTCTTCGAGCCGATCGCCCCCGAGAAGTGTGAGCGCCTGTGGGCCCAGCTCGGCGAGGACGGCTCCGTCCACGACGTGACCGTCGCGGCGGCCCGCGAGGGGCCCGCCGGAGACCTCGCGGAGCCGACGGAGCTGTTCGAGCAGATCGAAGACGAGCGCGTCGAGGCGCTCAACGAGAAGCTGGAATCGCGGGTCGCCGAGGCGGAGGCGGCCGACGGCGACGAGAGCGAGGGCGACGAGGACGCATCGACCGACGAGGATGCGACCGACGGAGACGCGACCGACGGAGACGCGACCGACACCACCGACGACACCGACATGACCGACATCGAACCTCTCAGCGACGACCGCGTCAGCTTCGACGACTTCCAGGAACTGGACATCCGGGTCGGCCGGATCGACGAGGCCGAGGGGATCGAGGGGGCCGACGACCTCCTGAAGCTCCGCGTCGACCTCGGCGCGAAGACCCGGACGATCGTCGCCGGGCTGAAGCAGCTCCACGACGTCGACGACCTGCCCGGGACGAAGGTCGTCGTGCTCGCCAACATGGAGAAGGCGGAGCTGTTCGGCGTGGAGTCGAACGGGATGGTGCTCGCCGCCGGCGACGAGGCCGACCTCCTCACAACCTACGAGGACGCCGGCCCGGGCACGAAGGTCAAGTAA
- a CDS encoding pyridoxamine 5'-phosphate oxidase family protein has protein sequence MSAPDAVRMDDDERDEFLGRSGTGVLSLSRAGDDPPHSVPVSYGYDPVEEVFYFRLAVGEESGKANPTDRGTTFVTYGERDGRWKSVVASGRLVSTTDESVSAESLAGLERTDRIPIVDVFGEPPGRVEFEFYRLDPDRLTGRAERPMDP, from the coding sequence ATGAGCGCCCCCGACGCGGTTCGAATGGACGACGACGAGCGCGACGAGTTCCTCGGGCGGTCGGGAACTGGGGTCCTCTCCCTGTCGAGGGCCGGCGACGACCCCCCGCACTCGGTCCCGGTGTCGTACGGATACGACCCGGTCGAGGAGGTGTTTTACTTCCGGCTCGCCGTCGGAGAAGAGAGCGGAAAAGCGAACCCCACAGATCGCGGGACCACGTTCGTCACCTACGGGGAACGCGACGGCCGGTGGAAGAGCGTGGTGGCGAGCGGTCGACTTGTGTCGACCACCGACGAGTCCGTCTCCGCGGAGTCGCTCGCCGGTCTCGAACGGACGGACCGGATACCGATAGTCGACGTCTTCGGCGAGCCGCCGGGCCGGGTGGAGTTCGAGTTCTACCGGCTCGATCCGGACCGACTCACCGGTCGCGCCGAACGACCGATGGACCCCTAG
- a CDS encoding thiamine-phosphate synthase family protein, with translation MKFIEEVVVDEFLPTVRSMLAEDLRDRGFTQREVADALGISQSAVSKYAHGDVARHDRIVADERVRDLVDRVGEGLATGDLSPVGALVEIEVLIRRLEEGDLLAELHEEAMPALADADVEFSVHDPDSGLRERERVLGSVRRGLRTLTNASGFAALIPNVGANVAECLDDARTIDDVAAVPGRLVDVKGRAMVPGEPEFGVSEHVATVLLAAREAGSTARGAVNVRYDPETVAALAESHPTVEFDAELPTREAVADAVAAADLPAGDESATLVLYQTGAVGVEPIVYVLAPTASEAAAVVREIV, from the coding sequence GTGAAGTTCATCGAGGAGGTCGTCGTCGACGAGTTCCTCCCCACGGTCCGCTCGATGCTCGCGGAGGACCTCCGCGACCGCGGCTTCACGCAGCGGGAGGTCGCCGACGCCCTCGGGATCTCCCAGTCAGCGGTCTCGAAGTACGCCCACGGCGACGTGGCGCGTCACGACCGGATCGTCGCCGACGAGCGCGTCCGCGACCTGGTCGACCGCGTGGGCGAGGGGCTCGCCACGGGCGACCTGAGCCCGGTCGGCGCGCTCGTCGAGATCGAGGTGCTGATCCGTCGACTTGAGGAGGGGGACCTCCTCGCGGAGCTCCACGAGGAGGCGATGCCGGCGCTCGCCGATGCCGACGTGGAGTTCTCGGTCCACGACCCGGACAGCGGGCTCCGCGAGCGCGAGCGGGTCCTCGGCTCGGTGCGGCGCGGGCTCCGCACCCTGACGAACGCCTCGGGCTTCGCCGCGCTCATCCCGAACGTCGGCGCCAACGTCGCCGAGTGCCTCGACGACGCCCGGACGATCGACGACGTCGCCGCGGTCCCCGGGCGCCTCGTCGACGTGAAGGGGCGGGCCATGGTCCCCGGCGAGCCCGAGTTCGGCGTGAGCGAGCACGTCGCGACGGTGCTGCTCGCGGCCCGCGAGGCGGGGTCGACCGCCCGCGGCGCCGTGAACGTCCGGTACGATCCCGAGACCGTCGCGGCGCTCGCCGAGTCGCACCCGACCGTCGAGTTCGACGCCGAGCTCCCGACCCGCGAGGCCGTCGCCGACGCGGTCGCCGCGGCCGACCTCCCGGCGGGCGACGAGTCGGCGACGCTCGTCCTCTACCAGACCGGCGCCGTCGGCGTCGAACCGATCGTCTACGTGCTCGCCCCGACGGCGTCGGAGGCGGCCGCGGTCGTCCGCGAGATCGTGTAG
- the dcd gene encoding dCTP deaminase, translating into MILSDADILDRLAAGDLVVEPLGDVDQQVQPASVDLRLGERFLEFQRTNIPCIHPTEADEVGEYVTETTVDEGDEFILHPGDFVLGTTTERVEIPDDLVAHVEGRSSLGRLAIVVHATAGLCDPGYKGQITLELSNLGTAPVALSPGMRVSQLTFTELKSPADRPYGAERGSKYQDQDGPQASRIGDDPEFDGDREAETPPDAAEGDDGTAGDRP; encoded by the coding sequence ATGATCCTGTCGGACGCGGACATCCTCGACCGGCTCGCGGCGGGGGACCTCGTGGTCGAGCCGCTCGGCGACGTCGACCAGCAGGTCCAGCCCGCGAGCGTCGACCTGCGGCTCGGCGAGCGCTTCCTGGAGTTCCAGCGCACCAACATCCCCTGCATCCACCCGACCGAGGCCGACGAGGTCGGCGAGTACGTCACGGAGACCACCGTCGACGAGGGCGACGAGTTCATCCTCCACCCGGGCGACTTCGTCCTCGGGACGACGACCGAGCGCGTCGAGATCCCGGACGACCTCGTCGCGCACGTCGAGGGCCGCTCGTCGCTCGGGCGGCTCGCGATCGTCGTGCACGCCACCGCCGGCCTCTGCGACCCGGGATATAAGGGACAAATCACGCTTGAGCTGTCGAACCTCGGCACCGCGCCCGTCGCGCTCTCGCCGGGCATGCGCGTCTCCCAGCTCACGTTCACGGAGCTGAAGTCGCCCGCCGACCGCCCGTACGGCGCGGAGCGCGGCTCGAAGTACCAGGACCAGGACGGGCCGCAGGCCTCCCGGATCGGCGACGACCCGGAGTTCGACGGCGACCGCGAGGCGGAGACGCCGCCGGACGCCGCCGAGGGCGACGACGGAACCGCGGGGGACCGCCCGTGA
- a CDS encoding Yip1 family protein — protein MPSPIAPLSRAVGSLLDRSRAHFEAVRPRSGAVAVGLVLLVTLSTVAGVLALGAAFDATIDSEVTVDNPDRPPEATCESFGDDDSLIGERCDRPERIEVDVGEELRGATGDYVAYGLFGVPVWWGIFALALHGGARLAGGSGTAGDSFAIAAWALVPELLRLAAGLAAIWYALSTATVDGATIEAIANEIVAAIGTMEGPLLAASAVVIAVQWVIVVSGLEAVHDLDRGTAGTVAGAFAALAFLLAAV, from the coding sequence ATGCCCTCCCCGATCGCCCCCCTCTCCCGAGCCGTCGGTTCGCTCCTCGACCGCTCCCGCGCCCACTTCGAGGCGGTCCGCCCGCGGTCCGGCGCGGTCGCGGTCGGGCTCGTCCTGCTCGTCACCCTTTCGACGGTCGCCGGGGTCCTCGCGCTCGGCGCGGCCTTCGACGCGACGATCGACAGCGAGGTCACCGTCGACAACCCCGACCGGCCGCCGGAGGCGACCTGCGAGTCGTTCGGCGACGACGACTCGCTGATCGGCGAGCGGTGCGACCGGCCCGAGCGGATCGAGGTCGACGTCGGCGAGGAACTCCGGGGCGCGACCGGCGACTACGTCGCGTACGGCCTGTTCGGCGTGCCGGTCTGGTGGGGGATCTTCGCGCTCGCGCTCCACGGCGGCGCGCGCCTCGCCGGCGGGAGCGGCACCGCGGGCGACTCGTTCGCGATCGCGGCGTGGGCGCTCGTCCCCGAGCTCCTCCGACTCGCCGCCGGGCTCGCCGCGATCTGGTACGCGCTCTCGACCGCGACGGTCGACGGCGCGACGATCGAGGCGATCGCGAACGAGATCGTCGCCGCGATCGGGACGATGGAAGGCCCCCTGCTCGCCGCCTCCGCGGTCGTGATCGCGGTCCAGTGGGTGATCGTCGTCAGCGGGCTGGAGGCGGTCCACGACCTCGACCGCGGGACCGCGGGGACGGTCGCCGGCGCGTTCGCCGCCCTCGCGTTCCTGCTCGCGGCGGTGTGA
- a CDS encoding NfeD family protein, whose amino-acid sequence MDLLLGSGSLLQSGLIGPDTLPLLLLTAGLLLSMAEALAPGANFIVVGIALIGAGLGGLLLTSLGVAGAGLTLIMALLTLVVGAAAFYGYHEFDLYGGKGQRQTSDSDSLKGKTGTVTEPVTPSGGEVKLSGGGFNPYYSARSIEGEIEEGEEVMVVDPGGGNVVTVESMGYVEDDIDRELAADRARKEAAEGAETDEREEDSEGEGTEADAETETERE is encoded by the coding sequence ATGGATCTGCTCTTGGGATCCGGGTCGCTCCTCCAGTCCGGGCTGATCGGACCGGACACGCTTCCCCTCCTGCTGTTGACGGCCGGCCTGCTGCTCTCGATGGCGGAGGCGCTCGCACCCGGCGCGAACTTCATCGTCGTCGGTATCGCGCTGATCGGCGCGGGACTGGGCGGCCTCCTCCTGACGTCGCTCGGCGTCGCGGGCGCGGGTCTCACGCTGATCATGGCGCTGCTGACGCTCGTCGTCGGCGCGGCCGCCTTCTACGGCTACCACGAGTTCGACCTCTACGGCGGGAAAGGCCAGCGACAGACCAGCGACAGCGACTCGCTAAAGGGGAAGACCGGCACCGTCACCGAGCCGGTGACCCCGTCCGGCGGCGAGGTGAAGCTCTCCGGCGGCGGCTTCAACCCCTACTACTCCGCGCGCTCGATCGAGGGGGAGATCGAGGAGGGCGAGGAGGTGATGGTCGTCGACCCCGGCGGCGGCAACGTCGTCACCGTGGAGTCGATGGGGTACGTCGAGGACGACATCGACAGGGAGCTCGCGGCGGACCGCGCCCGGAAGGAGGCGGCGGAGGGCGCGGAGACGGACGAGCGCGAGGAGGACTCCGAGGGAGAGGGAACCGAGGCCGACGCGGAGACCGAGACCGAACGCGAGTGA
- a CDS encoding DUF7312 domain-containing protein yields the protein MSSDEGTDDNAADDDTRSRANETRDADGGDERQWRFAVDDVGPDGITEDTGTPEEEPIEPGSIDLENAALVALGVAITVGVLLFGF from the coding sequence ATGTCCAGCGACGAGGGGACCGACGACAACGCCGCCGACGACGACACGCGGAGCCGGGCGAACGAGACCCGGGACGCCGACGGCGGCGACGAGCGCCAGTGGCGGTTCGCCGTCGACGACGTCGGGCCCGACGGGATCACGGAGGACACCGGCACCCCCGAAGAGGAGCCGATAGAGCCCGGGTCGATCGACCTCGAGAACGCCGCCCTCGTCGCGCTCGGCGTCGCGATCACGGTCGGCGTGCTGCTGTTCGGCTTCTGA